One window of Agromyces rhizosphaerae genomic DNA carries:
- a CDS encoding ABC transporter ATP-binding protein: MTDTLLSVRDFSVVYDVDPPVQAVRDVSLDLKRGEILGLAGESGCGKTTLAYGVQRLLKAPAVITNGRVVFHDASGEDIDVNALDADEMRRFRWDKVSMVFQGAMNSLNPVATIGAQLDDVFEVHRPGMSKGERRAAVVELLEIVKVGAQRYRSYPHELSGGMRQRVMIAMALALRPQLMVMDEPTTALDVLVQREILKQISALRHEFGFSVVFITHDLPLLLEISDRIAIMRDGRIVELATAERIWNDPQDAYTKTLLESFPRLTGEKGMVLR, encoded by the coding sequence ATGACCGACACCCTGCTGTCCGTGCGCGACTTCTCGGTCGTGTACGACGTCGACCCGCCCGTCCAGGCGGTGCGCGACGTCAGCCTCGACTTGAAGCGCGGTGAGATCCTCGGTCTCGCCGGTGAGAGCGGATGCGGCAAGACGACGCTCGCCTACGGGGTGCAGCGCCTGCTCAAGGCACCCGCCGTCATCACGAACGGCCGGGTCGTCTTCCACGACGCCTCGGGCGAGGACATCGACGTCAACGCCCTCGACGCCGACGAGATGCGCCGGTTCCGCTGGGACAAGGTCTCGATGGTCTTCCAGGGCGCGATGAACTCGCTCAACCCGGTCGCGACCATCGGCGCGCAGCTCGACGACGTGTTCGAGGTGCACCGCCCGGGCATGTCGAAGGGCGAGCGCCGCGCGGCCGTCGTCGAGCTGCTCGAGATCGTCAAGGTCGGCGCGCAGCGCTACCGCTCCTACCCGCACGAGCTCTCGGGCGGCATGCGCCAGCGCGTCATGATCGCCATGGCGCTCGCCCTGCGCCCGCAGCTCATGGTCATGGACGAGCCGACCACCGCACTCGACGTGCTCGTGCAGCGCGAGATCCTCAAGCAGATCTCGGCGCTCCGCCACGAGTTCGGCTTCTCGGTCGTGTTCATCACGCACGACCTCCCCCTGCTGCTCGAGATCAGCGACCGCATCGCCATCATGCGCGACGGCCGCATCGTCGAGCTCGCCACCGCCGAGCGCATCTGGAACGACCCCCAGGACGCCTACACGAAGACCCTGCTCGAGTCGTTCCCACGGCTCACCGGGGAGAAGGGGATGGTGCTGCGATGA
- a CDS encoding ABC transporter ATP-binding protein, whose amino-acid sequence MTTLEFDSVTKVYSVRGAGHITALDEVSFTLESGQTIGLVGQSGSGKSTIAKILTQLETPTSGEVRLDGAAIPRRGKGLRAYRQQLRMVFQDPFASLNPYHSIRYHIQRPLRLDTVVPKAQEDAEVRRLLDRVRLDADSVIDRRPHELSGGQRQRVAIARALASRPKLLVADEPVSMLDVSIRLGVLNLLADLQREEGLGVLYITHDLATARHFSDEILVLNQGRVVERGPADDVILRPQDPYTQALRAASPDPDHFFATTGHHGGAA is encoded by the coding sequence ATGACCACCCTCGAGTTCGATTCCGTCACCAAGGTCTACTCGGTGCGCGGCGCCGGCCACATCACCGCCCTCGACGAGGTCAGCTTCACGCTCGAGTCGGGCCAGACGATCGGCCTGGTCGGCCAGTCCGGCAGCGGCAAGTCCACGATCGCGAAGATCCTCACCCAGCTCGAGACCCCCACGAGCGGCGAGGTGCGCCTCGACGGCGCCGCCATCCCGCGGCGCGGCAAGGGCCTGCGCGCCTACCGCCAGCAGCTGCGCATGGTCTTCCAGGACCCGTTCGCCTCGCTCAACCCGTACCACTCGATCCGGTACCACATCCAGCGCCCGCTGCGGCTCGACACGGTCGTGCCGAAGGCGCAGGAGGATGCCGAGGTGCGCCGCCTCCTCGACCGTGTGCGCCTCGACGCCGACAGCGTGATCGACCGCCGCCCGCACGAGCTCTCCGGCGGCCAGCGGCAGCGCGTCGCCATCGCCCGCGCGCTCGCCTCGCGCCCGAAGCTCCTCGTCGCCGACGAGCCCGTGTCGATGCTCGACGTCTCGATCCGCCTCGGCGTGCTCAACCTGCTCGCCGACCTGCAGCGCGAGGAGGGCCTCGGCGTGCTCTACATCACGCACGACCTGGCCACGGCCCGCCACTTCAGCGACGAGATCCTCGTGCTGAACCAGGGGCGCGTGGTCGAGCGCGGCCCCGCCGACGACGTCATCCTCCGCCCGCAGGACCCGTACACCCAGGCCCTGCGCGCGGCCTCCCCCGACCCCGACCACTTCTTCGCGACGACCGGCCACCACGGAGGTGCAGCATGA
- a CDS encoding ABC transporter substrate-binding protein — translation MRLSSTLGTLGAIGAVAALALTGCAAGDTDSSAPAASGAALTIAKPDGTISTESHNPFLGDSSASKYGYAKVVFEPLALVNPTGDLGTTPWLAESVEWNDDYTALTVVPRAGVKWSDGTDFTGDDIVFTFDMYLNGTLTDTSGLNYEGATVDGDAITLTFADSKYVAQSRVLHTPIVPKHIWENIADPNTDPLTDEGVAVGTGPYVLDNWSTESVTLTANPDYWGGDLAVPALNYVSYGDNAALTTALVSGEADWAQAFIPQIEDSYLSADEDNHFLASPTAGAGTLFLNLQTEPFDDPALRKALAYTIDRQAYVDIAREGASTPIWSVTGLSGLLESEILPEYAGEEYSVDVDTARGILEDAGYSWDDERLIDPDGDAVSFSISVPAGWSDWNTEQALIAEELDAALGIEVNVDQPDWGGWDAARQEGTFQAIIHWLEDTGNAYGLYTSTMDPKWIVDDRAQFNFGRFDDPAVTEALNTYANASSDEDRQAALEVMQTAFVENVPAIPLGSHPLLGEYNTRNYVGWPEEGNLYASADPTQPGIVQILTELQPAG, via the coding sequence ATGAGGCTCAGTTCCACCCTCGGCACCCTCGGCGCCATCGGCGCGGTCGCCGCTCTGGCGCTCACCGGCTGCGCCGCGGGCGACACCGACAGCAGCGCCCCGGCAGCGAGCGGCGCGGCCCTCACCATCGCCAAGCCCGACGGCACCATCAGCACGGAGTCGCACAACCCGTTCCTCGGCGACTCGTCGGCCTCGAAGTACGGCTACGCCAAGGTCGTCTTCGAGCCCCTCGCGCTCGTGAACCCCACCGGCGACCTCGGCACCACCCCCTGGCTCGCCGAGTCGGTCGAGTGGAACGACGACTACACGGCCCTCACGGTCGTGCCCCGCGCAGGCGTGAAGTGGAGCGACGGCACCGACTTCACCGGCGACGACATCGTCTTCACGTTCGACATGTACCTGAACGGCACCCTCACCGACACCTCGGGCCTGAACTACGAGGGGGCGACCGTCGACGGCGACGCGATCACCCTCACGTTCGCCGACTCGAAGTACGTCGCGCAGTCGCGCGTGCTGCACACCCCGATCGTGCCCAAGCACATCTGGGAGAACATCGCCGACCCGAACACCGACCCCCTCACCGACGAGGGCGTCGCGGTCGGCACCGGCCCGTACGTGCTCGACAACTGGTCGACCGAGTCGGTCACCCTGACCGCGAACCCCGACTACTGGGGCGGCGACCTGGCTGTGCCCGCGCTCAACTACGTCTCCTACGGCGACAACGCGGCCCTCACCACCGCGCTCGTCTCGGGCGAGGCCGACTGGGCGCAGGCGTTCATTCCGCAGATCGAGGACAGCTACCTGTCGGCCGACGAGGACAACCACTTCCTCGCCTCCCCCACCGCGGGTGCCGGCACGCTGTTCCTGAACCTGCAGACCGAGCCGTTCGACGACCCGGCCCTGCGCAAGGCGCTCGCCTACACGATCGACCGCCAGGCCTACGTCGACATCGCCCGTGAGGGTGCGAGCACGCCGATCTGGAGCGTCACCGGCCTCAGCGGCCTGCTCGAGTCCGAGATCCTGCCCGAGTACGCCGGCGAGGAGTACTCGGTCGACGTCGACACGGCCCGCGGCATCCTCGAGGACGCCGGCTACAGCTGGGACGACGAGCGGCTGATCGACCCCGACGGCGACGCCGTGTCGTTCTCCATCTCGGTTCCGGCCGGCTGGAGCGACTGGAACACCGAGCAGGCGCTCATCGCCGAGGAGCTCGACGCCGCCCTCGGCATCGAGGTCAACGTCGACCAGCCCGACTGGGGCGGCTGGGACGCCGCTCGCCAGGAGGGCACCTTCCAGGCGATCATCCACTGGCTCGAGGACACGGGCAACGCCTACGGCCTGTACACCTCGACGATGGACCCGAAGTGGATCGTCGACGACCGTGCGCAGTTCAACTTCGGCCGCTTCGACGACCCGGCGGTCACCGAGGCGCTGAACACCTACGCGAACGCCTCGTCCGACGAGGACCGCCAGGCGGCGCTCGAGGTCATGCAGACCGCGTTCGTCGAGAACGTGCCGGCCATCCCCCTCGGCTCGCACCCGCTGCTCGGCGAGTACAACACCCGCAACTACGTCGGCTGGCCGGAGGAGGGCAACCTGTACGCCTCGGCCGACCCGACGCAGCCGGGCATCGTGCAGATCCTGACGGAGCTCCAGCCCGCGGGCTGA